From a single Bacillota bacterium genomic region:
- a CDS encoding ABC transporter ATP-binding protein codes for MGIGLVSPGKVKIRIEDVSMKYTMKGVLAVLENICLDISEGEFVSLVGPSGCGKTTLLNIVAGFVQPTQGSVYVDGQPVTGPGPERGTIFQQYAVFPWLTVKQNITFGLTLQANRRERAVREDVAARYIELMGLKGFEDAYPKMLSGGMKQRVAIARAYAVNPAILLMDEPFAALDAQTRDVMQELLLDILEKERKTVLFVTHSVEEAVFLSRRVVVMTARPGRIRRVIDVPFQYPRERRLRITPAFLAIREEVESLVRREYTHAMEGG; via the coding sequence CATAGGGCTGGTTTCTCCCGGGAAAGTAAAGATACGCATCGAGGACGTGTCGATGAAATACACGATGAAGGGGGTCCTTGCAGTCCTCGAAAACATCTGCTTGGACATTTCGGAAGGGGAATTCGTGTCCCTCGTCGGCCCGAGCGGCTGCGGAAAGACCACACTGCTGAATATCGTGGCTGGCTTTGTGCAGCCCACGCAAGGCAGTGTCTATGTCGATGGGCAGCCGGTAACAGGTCCGGGACCGGAACGAGGGACGATCTTTCAGCAATACGCCGTTTTTCCTTGGTTGACCGTCAAACAGAATATAACGTTCGGTTTGACGCTCCAGGCCAACCGCCGCGAGCGGGCCGTTCGTGAGGACGTTGCGGCGCGGTACATCGAGCTTATGGGGCTCAAGGGCTTTGAAGATGCCTATCCAAAGATGCTATCCGGGGGGATGAAGCAGCGTGTAGCCATCGCCAGAGCCTACGCGGTCAACCCAGCCATCCTCCTTATGGACGAGCCGTTCGCGGCGCTGGATGCCCAGACCCGCGACGTAATGCAGGAGTTGCTTCTCGACATCCTGGAAAAGGAACGCAAGACCGTCCTGTTCGTCACTCACTCTGTAGAGGAGGCCGTCTTCCTCTCGCGGCGCGTCGTGGTAATGACAGCTCGCCCTGGCAGGATACGGCGAGTCATTGACGTGCCGTTCCAGTACCCCAGGGAAAGGAGGTTGAGGATCACCCCTGCTTTCCTCG